TGGGCCGCAAGGTGCCTGCTGTCTGGCAATGGGACATCTGGCGCGACCGCATCGGCCTGGGCATGGTGGGGATCACACTGCTGCTCAACCTGGCGCTCTTTGGCTATCTGTGCATGCGTTTCCCCAGCCTGCCAGCCGCGCTGCCCTTACATTTCGATGCCGCCGGCCAGCCCGATCGTCTGGGCGCACCGGCCTCGTTGTTTGTGCTTCCGGTCATCGGCCTCGCCACCCTGATCTTGAACGGGGTCTGGGGGAGCCTTCTCTATTCTCGCCAACGCCCCGGAGCCTACCTGCTGTGGGCCGGGGCGCTCTTGGTTCAATTCCTTGCCGGCTTTGCCCTGCTCAATCTCATTGGCTAGGGCACAACTGGCGTCAGATTCTTTTACTCGGGAAATGTAGATGCAACCCGCTATGACGCAATCACGGACTGATATCGCCACGCCGCCTACGGCGCCGGCCAGCGGGGCTGTCCCGCTGCTCACGATCGTCATCCCTGCGTACAATGAGGAGTCTCGCCTGCCGAGCTCGCTCTCCAAGATTGACGCCTTCTTGCGCCAGCAGCCCTATCAGGCCGAAGTGCTCGTGGTGGAAAACGGCAGCCGGGACGATACCAGCGGCATTGTCGAGCGTTTCTGCGCCGATCATCCCTATGTGCGCCTGCTCCATTCGGTCAAGGGCAAGGGCGCTGCGGTGCAGGTGGGCATGCTGGCCGCGGCCGGGGACTATGCGCTCATCTGCGATGCCGACCTGGCCATGCCGATCGCAGAAACGGCCAAGCTCCTCAGCGCGGTGCAGAACGGCTTCGACGTAGCGATTGCCTCACGCGAAGGCGAAGGGGCGGTACGCTTCGCTGAACCATACTATCGTCATCTCATGGGGCGCGTCTTCAATACGTTGGTGCGCATCTTAGCCATTCCGAGCCTGCAAGATACGCAGTGCGGTTTCAAGCTGTTTCGCCGCGCTGTTGCGCACGATGTCTTTGCGCGCCAAACCATGGGCGGCTGGGCTTTCGATGTCGAAGTGCTGGCCATCGCCCTACGCCGCGGCTACAAGGTGGTGGAGGTGCCCATTCACTGGTATTTCATGACCGAAAGCAAGATCAGCGCCCTGCGCGACACCGTCTCCATGGTGCGCGAGGTGTTCAAGGTGCGGCTCAATGTGCGCCGCGGGTTGTATGATTAGCCATGAGTAGCATCGAGGTCAAAGACCTGACCAAGGTCTACCGCATCAACCAAAAGGATCCCGGTGTGCGCGGCGCGGTCAAGGCGCTTTTTCGGCCGCGACATCAGGACAAGGTCGCCGTAGATCACATCAACTTCCGGGTGACGCCAGGCGAAGTGGTCGGCTATATCGGCGTCAACGGCGCCGGCAAGTCCACCACGATCAAAATGCTGACCGGCATCCTGGCCGCGACGAGCGGCGCCGTGCAGGTGATGGGGCGTGACCCGCATCGCCAGCGCGTGGCCAATGCACGTGAGATTGGCGTCGTCTTTGGGCAGCGCAGCCAGCTCTGGTGGGATCTGGCGCTGATCGAATCGCTCAATCTGATCGGCCAGATCTACGAAGTCAAGCCTGCTCGTTTTCAGGAGCGCCTGGCACAGTTTTCTGACATCCTGGAGTTGAAGCCGCTGCTCTCGGTTCCCATTCGCAACATGTCCCTGGGTCAGAAGATGCGCGCCGAGCTGGCCGCGACGCTGATCCATGATCCGCGCATCGTTTACCTCGACGAGCCGACCATTGGCTTGGATTTGATCGTCAAAGAGCGCATCCGTGAGTTCATCCGCCAGGAGAATCGTGAAAACGGCACGACCGTCATCCTGACCACGCACGACCTGGGCGACATCGAGGAACTGTGCCAGCGCATCATCATCATTGACAGTGGCAAGCTGATCTATGATGGGCCGCTGAGCACCATCCGGGATCGCTTTGGTAAGTTCCGGGTAATCACGTTCGAGATGGCTGCTGACGTGGGACCGCTGACCGCGCCGCCGGGCGCCGAGGTGATGCCCGTGCCAGCCGATGATGCGGCGGCCGGCCGCAAGCTGGTGCTGCGCTTCAACCGGCTGCGCACCACGGCCAGCCAGGTGGCCGCGGCCATCATGAATCAGGCCGACGTGGTAGATTTTTCACTGGCCGAGCCAGACCTGCCGAGCATCATCAAACAGATCTACAGCGGCGCGTTGGACTGAAGCAGCCATGCCCAGCTCTACCTGGCAGTTTCTGAAATCGAAATGGCGGGTTTACGGCGCCTTAGCCGCCATGGAGCCGAAACTCTTCCTGGCCTATCGCATCTGGGTCTGGATGGAGTTCATCGTGCAGATCGTCGCCATGACGATTTTCGTCTACTTCTGGCGCGCGGTGTATCAGAACGCCAACACCCTCAGCGGCCTCAGCCTGACACAGACCCTCAACTACGTGCTGCTGGCGCAAATTCTCGCGCCGGTCATGGCCACGCGTCTCATCTTTACGATGGGTTATGGGATGCGCGAAGGCATGATCGGCATCGAACTGCTGCGCCCGGTGGACTTTCAGGCGCGCTACTACGTTGAATCGCTGACCGATGTCGTGGTGGCGCTCATCACCAAGCTGCCCCTCCTGCTGCTGGGGGTGCTGATCTTTGGAGTACACCTGCCGGCCGATGTGCTAACCTGGGCCGTGTTCGCGGTCTCGCTCTTCCTCGGCTTTACTGTCATCTTCTTCTTCGATTGGATTCTGGCCTGTCTGGCCTTCTACACCACCGAGGTGTGGGGATGGAGCTATCTGCGCTACGGCCTGGGCCTTTTTTTCAGCGGTGCGCTGGTGCCGCTCGACATGATGCCCGACTGGCTGCGCAGCCTGACCCTGGCGCTCCCCTTTGCGCAGTCGCTCTACGTGCCGGTTTCACTGCTCAGCGGCATCACGCCCCTCGCCGGCGCGCCGCGGCTGTGGCTGGTGCAGATCCTCTGGCTGGTGGGGATGGCCGTGGCCTCCCGGCTCGTCTTTCAGCGCGCCATTCGTGCGGTCACGGTGCAAGGGGGTTGAATGGGACAGGTGCGACGCTATAGCCGCCTGTACTGGTTGTTCCTGCTGCAGCGGTTGAAAATCCTGATGGAATACCGGGCCAATTTCCTGATCGGCGCGTCCTCCACGGTGTCAGAGCAGGCTGCCGGTCTGCTGATGGTGTGGGTGGTGATGCGCCAGATTCCCAACCTGGCCGGCTGGAGTTTTTACGAAATCCTTCTGGTTTACGGCCTGGTGGTGCTGGCAAAGTCCATCAATCACATGTTTGCCGACAACTTGTGGACCATTGGGCATGACTATATCCGCAGCGGCGGCTTCGACCGCTTCCTGGTGCGGCCGATCAACCCGCTCTTTCACCTGCTGGCCGACCGCTTCTGCCATGATGGCGTCGGCAATTTTGCCGTCGGCCTGACGCTGACCGTCACCGCGCTGCGCACGCTCGACGTTGTGGTGACGCCGCTGACGGTGCTCTACCTGGTCGTTGTGGTGCTCAGCGGCGGCGTTATTTTCATTTCCCTAAACCTCATCACCTGCACCACTGCGTTCTGGATCGTGGAATCCATTCCGGTCACGCGCATGGTGTTCGAACTGCACGAGTTCGCTAAGTACCCGCTGACCATCTATCAGCGCGGCATCGGCTTGCTGCTGACCTGGCTGATCCCCTATGGCTTCGCTTCGTACTACCCGGCTTCGTATCTGCTGGGGCGTGATGTCAGCCTGCTGGCCTGGCTCAGCCCGCTGGTAGCCGCCACCCTGCTCATCATCGCCTATCGGGTCTGGCTTTTCGGCTTGGATCACTACGCAGGAACAGGATCGTAGCCCGCCGAATGAATTCGGGGCGAAGGGGCCCGCCGAATGAATTCGGGGCGAAGGGGCGTTCCGCCGCCAGGTCGGCCTGCGCCGACCGGATTTGCGTCCACGACGCCTCACGCATTACGCCTGGCGGTCGAGCAGATGCAGGGCCAGGTCGCGCAGATGATCGCCGGCCGGGGCTGTCAGCCGCGCCGCTTGCAGCGCCTGCAGCGCGGCCGTGCTGTAGGTTTCCACCAGCGCCGCGGCGTGGGCACGGGCGCCGGCCGCCTCCAGCAGTTCCAGGACCGCAGGCACCTCGTCAACGGTCAGGCGGGGGCGGGCGTAAAGGCTGCGCAGCGCGGCGCCCTGCGGGCCATTGAGCGCCGACAGCACTGGCAGCGACTTCTTGCGCGTCAGGATGTCGCTGGCTGCCGATTTGCCCGTCTTCTGTTCATCGCCCCAGATGCCGAGAATGTCATCCTGAATCTGGAACGCGAGACCGAGCGACTCACCGAAGTGATGCAGCGCGCTCAGTTGCTGCGTTTGTGCGCCCCCCAGCCCCGCGCCCATCTCCACACTGGCCGCCAGCAGCGCGGCCGTCTTGCCACGAATCATCTGCAGATAGTCATCCGTGGTGACATCCAGGCGGGCCTCGAAGCCCATGTCCAGGTGCTGACCTTCGGTGAGGGCGATGCAGGCATGGACGAAACGCTGCACCGTCTCCATGACCTGCACAGCCGGCACGACGGGCGCCAGGTTGAGCAGGCTCTGAAACGCGTGGGCAAAGAGGGCATCTCCGACATTGATGGCCTGCGGTCGCCCCCACAGCGCCCAGACCGTAGGGCGATGGCGGCGCGTCGGGCTGTTGTCTTCCACATCGTCGTGTACCAGGGAAAAATTGTGCAGCAGCTCCAGCGCGGCCGCGGCCGGTAGAGCGATGACCGGATCGCCGCCGACGGCCGCGCAGCTCAGCAGGCAGAGCAGCGGGCGGATACCCTTGCCCGTGTTAGCCTGCACAGGGCGAAACTCCTCATTCAGCCAGCCCATATGATAGCGCATCATCGCATAGTGCGTCCCTTCGGCCAGGCGCGGCGAGGCCAGGGTCTGGCGCAGGGTCAGTTCAACGCGCGGCAGGTAGGCGGATGCAAAAGAAGAAAATGAAGAAAATGAAGAAAAGGAAGAGAAAGAAGAAGAAGCGGGAAAAGAAGGCATGGACTGTCATACTCCTTGCTGTATGGCGCGCCGCGGTGGCAACACCTCAGGCGACGCGCACCAAGCGGCCCGGCGCGCGCAGCTGTTCCAGGTTGCGCGCCCCGGCACAGAACATGCCAATGCGCATCTCTTCGACCAGGGTGTCAATCGTATCGAGGACCGCTTCGGTCGAGACCGCGGCGGCTTTGAGGAACGGCCCGGCCAGGCCCACCGCGTCAGCGCCCAGGGCCACACACTTGAGCACGTCCAGGCCGCTGCGGATGCCCCCGCTGGCGATCAGAGGCACGCCCGGCAGCGCAGCGCGACATTCGGCCAGGGCCGTCGCGGTGGGCAGACCCCAATCGGCAAAGGCGCGGGCCAGGCGGCGCAGGCGCTCGGTGGGCGCCCGGAAAAGCTCCACCTGACTCCAGGAGGTGCCGCCTGCGCCGGCCACATCAATGGCCGCAACTCCGGCATCGCACAACTGCCGCGCCAGGTCACCGCCGATGCCCCAACCAACCTCTTTGGCAATGACCGGTACGGGTAACTCGCGACAGACCTGCGCGATCTTAAGTAACAGGCCGGACCAATCCCAGTTGCCGTCGGTTTGCAGTGCTTCTTGCAGCGGATTCAGATGCAAAATGAGCGCATCGGCCTCGATCATCTCCACCGCCCGGCGGCAGTGATCCACGGTGTAACCGTAATTCAACTGCACCGCGCCCAGGTTGGCCAGGAGAAGGATGTCGGGCGCCACGTGGCGCACCTGGAACGTGACGGCTGTCTCAGGCGCCTCCAGCGCCGTGCGCTGCGAACCGACACCCAGGGCCAGGCCGCGGGCCTGTGCCGCCTCCGCCAGGCGTTGATTGATCTCCTGTGCGCGTGCGGTGCCGCCTGTCATGGATGAAATCAGAAGCGGCGCTGACAGGCGTTTGCCCAGCAGAGAGTGCTGCAACTCAACAGCGCCTAAATCAAGCTCCGGCAGCGCCTGGTGACGCAGGCGGTAAGACTCCAGTCCGGTGGTCAGGTTGGGGAAAGTGACATCTTCTTCCAGGTTGATGCGAATGTGGTCGGCCTTGCGCTCCTTGTGGGGCTGGCCGCGATCTGCCTGCATGGCGTGTCTGTATCCTTCCGTAACTTTGTTTGTCATCTGGTGTTCCAGACGTGAGGCGAATGAAGTTCGTCACCATCTTACCAAGTGGTCATAGCCTTGTCAAGTGCCTGAATTGACAGTGCCTAGTAACCCTGCTAGAATAGTCAAAAGGTTAAGTTGAGTAGCCCCGCTGTGACTTCTCAAGCTATCATTGGCGAGCAAGACGTGTAAAGGGAGGAATTCTCACGTGAACGACACTTACGATCGGATCAAGGCGATCATCGTCGAACAGTTGGGCGTGGACGAAAGTCGCGTCACGATGGATGCCAGCTTTCGCAAGGACCTGGAGGCCGATTCACTCGACCTGGTTGAGTTGATTATGGCCTTCGAAGAGGAGTTTGGCGGCGAGATCAGCGACGAAGAAGCTCAGACGATTACCACCGTGGGCGAAGCCGTGGCGTACATGGACGCGCATGCGTAGGTAGGGGCATGCGCTGAGGGACATACCGGGGTTGCCTGGCAATCGCCGGTTTTTTGTGCCCAAATGTCTGACAAAGGCCCGCTGACAAGGGGGAGTGACTCACGCCTGACTCGAGCGCCAGGCGCGCAGTTACAGGCCAATCGGTCAAGCGGGCTTTTGTTTGGGAGCGGTTAACGATGACTGGCATCTCGGCAATCATCCTGGCCGGCGGTGAAAGCCGGCGCATGGGCAGCAACAAGGCGCTGCTGTCCCTGGACGGGCAGCCGCTGATTGCGCGTACGGCCGCATGCCTGCGCCCGCTGGCCGATGAGCTGATTGTCGTGACCAACACCCCTGAGGCTTATCAGTTCCTGGTGGCCGATTTTGCTGCCCGATTGATACCTGACGCCCTGCCCGCGCGCAGCGCCCTGGTGGGGCTTTACTCCGGCCTGCGCATGGCCCGCGGCGACCTGGCACTGGCGGTGGCCTGCGACATGCCCTTTCTGAACCCGGCACTGCTGGGCTTCATGTTGACGCTGGCGCAGGCGGGGTACGATGTGGTGGTGCCGCAGGTGAACGACCTGCTGGAGCCGCTGCACGCCGTCTATCGGCCGGCCAGCTGTACGCCGGCTGTCGAACGCCATCTGCTGGCGGGTGACCGGCGCATGATCTCTTTTTATGCGGCTGTGCAGGTGTGCCAGGTGACAGCCGCGGACGTGGCGCGCTTCGACCCTGGGCGCCTGTCCTTTGTCAATGTCAACACGCCAGAGGAGTGGAAGCGATGGCAAATGTTTTCGAGCGCGTCAAAGTCCTGACCCGACTGATTCCACGCGGCCGCGCGGTCACCTATGGCCAGGTGGCGGCCTGGATGGGCGAGCCACGCGCCGCGCGCACGGTGGGCTGGGCCTTGCACGGCTTGACACACGAAGAGGCCGCTGGCGCCGTGCCCTGGCATCGGGTGCTGGGCAGGGCTGGCCCGCACTATGCTCGCGTCACCACCAGTTGTGAAACGCACAGCGCCGAGCTCCAGCGCCAATTGCTTGAGGACGAAGGTGTCGAGTTCGATCAGCACGACCGCATTGACCTGACCCGCTTCGGCTGGGACGGCCCCACCTGGCCCGTCCTGGAACAGATCTTGTAACCCATCGAGGAGAAAGATTCATGCGAGAAATTACGATTGCCGTGGTGCAGTTTCAACCAACTCTGAACGAACCGGACGAGAACATCCGCCGCATGTCCGATTTTATCAACAAAATTTGCACCGAGCAGCCGGTTGACCTGGTGGTTTTCCCGGAGCTGACCACCACCGGCCATGAATGTGGCCTGCGCTTCACCGACTATGCCGAAACCGTGCCTGGCCCCACCGTCAGCCGCATCGCCAAGGATGCCGCGCAATACAACACCCATGTCGTCTTCGGCATGGTGTCCAAGGCCAAAGTAGAGAGTGTGCTCTACAACACCGCGGTGGTTATCGGGCCGGACGGGGAACTGATCGGCAGCTATGGCAAAGTTCACCTCAAGGGTGAAGAACGCCTGGCCTTCCGCAACGGCTTCCGCTTCCCGGTCTTCGAGACGGAATGGGGCAACCTGGGCGTGCTGGTCGGCTGGGACATGGCCTTTCCCGAAGCGGCGCGCAGCTTGGCCCTGGATGGCGCGGACGTGGTGGCGGTGTGCGCCAACTGGGAGCTGCCGCATCAGGACGAATGGCGCGCCTACTGCGTGGCCCGCGCGTGCGAAAACTCGGTCTTCGTCGCGGCGGCCAACCGCGTGGGCGAGGAGCCGAGCTACCAGTTCTTTGGCGACTCCATGGTGCTCAGCCCGCGCGGCGAACGCTACACCGGCCTGGAAGACAACGCCGAAGGCTACGGCATTGCGCGCATCAACCTGGACCTGGTGCGCCAGGCGCGCGAGGAGTTTCAGCTCTTCCAGTGCCGCCAGCCGCTGGCCTATCGGAATGTGGTGAGGAAGTATTAGGAGAATGCTGAATGCTGAATGCTGAATGCTCAGAGCTGAATGATGAGTGATGAAGATCATTGATTTACGTTCGGATACGATTACGCGGCCGACGCTGGCGATGCGGCTGGCGATGGCGAACGCGGTGGTGGGCGATGATGTGCTGGGCGATGACCCAACGGTGCAGCGGCTGGAAGCGCTGGCCGCGGCGCGGCTGGGCAAGGAAGCGGCCCTGTTCGTCGCCAGCGGTCATATGGGCAACCTGGTCTCCCTGCTGACGCACTGCGGCCGCGGGGATGAGATCATCGTGGGCGATCAGGCGCACATTTTCTATTATGAACAGGGCAGCGCGGCCGTGGTGGGCGGTATCCATCCGCGCACGGTGCCCAATCAGACGGACGGCACGTTGGCTCTCGATCAGATCGAGGCAGCGATTCGGGGCGATAATGTGCATTTTCCGCGCACGCGCCTGATCTGCCTGGAGAACACGCACAACCGCTGCGGCGGCGCGGTGCTCGACGTGGCTTATGTGCAAGCTGTCGGCGCCCTGGCGCGGCGCCATCAGCTCAAGCTGCACGTGGACGGCGCGCGCGTGTTCAACGCCGCGGCGGCGCTGGGCGTGGAGGTCAGGGAATTGGCAGCCGACGC
The sequence above is drawn from the Candidatus Amarolinea dominans genome and encodes:
- a CDS encoding type 2 isopentenyl-diphosphate Delta-isomerase, which translates into the protein MQADRGQPHKERKADHIRINLEEDVTFPNLTTGLESYRLRHQALPELDLGAVELQHSLLGKRLSAPLLISSMTGGTARAQEINQRLAEAAQARGLALGVGSQRTALEAPETAVTFQVRHVAPDILLLANLGAVQLNYGYTVDHCRRAVEMIEADALILHLNPLQEALQTDGNWDWSGLLLKIAQVCRELPVPVIAKEVGWGIGGDLARQLCDAGVAAIDVAGAGGTSWSQVELFRAPTERLRRLARAFADWGLPTATALAECRAALPGVPLIASGGIRSGLDVLKCVALGADAVGLAGPFLKAAAVSTEAVLDTIDTLVEEMRIGMFCAGARNLEQLRAPGRLVRVA
- a CDS encoding MGMT family protein, which gives rise to MANVFERVKVLTRLIPRGRAVTYGQVAAWMGEPRAARTVGWALHGLTHEEAAGAVPWHRVLGRAGPHYARVTTSCETHSAELQRQLLEDEGVEFDQHDRIDLTRFGWDGPTWPVLEQIL
- a CDS encoding carbon-nitrogen hydrolase family protein, translated to MREITIAVVQFQPTLNEPDENIRRMSDFINKICTEQPVDLVVFPELTTTGHECGLRFTDYAETVPGPTVSRIAKDAAQYNTHVVFGMVSKAKVESVLYNTAVVIGPDGELIGSYGKVHLKGEERLAFRNGFRFPVFETEWGNLGVLVGWDMAFPEAARSLALDGADVVAVCANWELPHQDEWRAYCVARACENSVFVAAANRVGEEPSYQFFGDSMVLSPRGERYTGLEDNAEGYGIARINLDLVRQAREEFQLFQCRQPLAYRNVVRKY
- a CDS encoding polyprenyl synthetase family protein; translation: MPSFPASSSFSSFSSFSSFSSFASAYLPRVELTLRQTLASPRLAEGTHYAMMRYHMGWLNEEFRPVQANTGKGIRPLLCLLSCAAVGGDPVIALPAAAALELLHNFSLVHDDVEDNSPTRRHRPTVWALWGRPQAINVGDALFAHAFQSLLNLAPVVPAVQVMETVQRFVHACIALTEGQHLDMGFEARLDVTTDDYLQMIRGKTAALLAASVEMGAGLGGAQTQQLSALHHFGESLGLAFQIQDDILGIWGDEQKTGKSAASDILTRKKSLPVLSALNGPQGAALRSLYARPRLTVDEVPAVLELLEAAGARAHAAALVETYSTAALQALQAARLTAPAGDHLRDLALHLLDRQA
- a CDS encoding glycosyltransferase family 2 protein — translated: MTQSRTDIATPPTAPASGAVPLLTIVIPAYNEESRLPSSLSKIDAFLRQQPYQAEVLVVENGSRDDTSGIVERFCADHPYVRLLHSVKGKGAAVQVGMLAAAGDYALICDADLAMPIAETAKLLSAVQNGFDVAIASREGEGAVRFAEPYYRHLMGRVFNTLVRILAIPSLQDTQCGFKLFRRAVAHDVFARQTMGGWAFDVEVLAIALRRGYKVVEVPIHWYFMTESKISALRDTVSMVREVFKVRLNVRRGLYD
- a CDS encoding ABC-2 family transporter protein, whose translation is MPSSTWQFLKSKWRVYGALAAMEPKLFLAYRIWVWMEFIVQIVAMTIFVYFWRAVYQNANTLSGLSLTQTLNYVLLAQILAPVMATRLIFTMGYGMREGMIGIELLRPVDFQARYYVESLTDVVVALITKLPLLLLGVLIFGVHLPADVLTWAVFAVSLFLGFTVIFFFDWILACLAFYTTEVWGWSYLRYGLGLFFSGALVPLDMMPDWLRSLTLALPFAQSLYVPVSLLSGITPLAGAPRLWLVQILWLVGMAVASRLVFQRAIRAVTVQGG
- a CDS encoding ABC-2 family transporter protein; its protein translation is MGQVRRYSRLYWLFLLQRLKILMEYRANFLIGASSTVSEQAAGLLMVWVVMRQIPNLAGWSFYEILLVYGLVVLAKSINHMFADNLWTIGHDYIRSGGFDRFLVRPINPLFHLLADRFCHDGVGNFAVGLTLTVTALRTLDVVVTPLTVLYLVVVVLSGGVIFISLNLITCTTAFWIVESIPVTRMVFELHEFAKYPLTIYQRGIGLLLTWLIPYGFASYYPASYLLGRDVSLLAWLSPLVAATLLIIAYRVWLFGLDHYAGTGS
- a CDS encoding acyl carrier protein — protein: MNDTYDRIKAIIVEQLGVDESRVTMDASFRKDLEADSLDLVELIMAFEEEFGGEISDEEAQTITTVGEAVAYMDAHA
- the ltaE gene encoding low-specificity L-threonine aldolase, with translation MKIIDLRSDTITRPTLAMRLAMANAVVGDDVLGDDPTVQRLEALAAARLGKEAALFVASGHMGNLVSLLTHCGRGDEIIVGDQAHIFYYEQGSAAVVGGIHPRTVPNQTDGTLALDQIEAAIRGDNVHFPRTRLICLENTHNRCGGAVLDVAYVQAVGALARRHQLKLHVDGARVFNAAAALGVEVRELAADADSVSFCLSKGLAAPIGSVVCGSHGFIQQARRNRKLLGGGMRQAGVIAAAGIVALEQMVVRLVDDHANAQRLAAGLSQIPGLAADPARTQTNIVMFELTRPDMTPAHLQSALEAAGVRLFTVGGRRLRAVTHYEVSAEDISEALERIAGVMA
- a CDS encoding ATP-binding cassette domain-containing protein, with translation MSSIEVKDLTKVYRINQKDPGVRGAVKALFRPRHQDKVAVDHINFRVTPGEVVGYIGVNGAGKSTTIKMLTGILAATSGAVQVMGRDPHRQRVANAREIGVVFGQRSQLWWDLALIESLNLIGQIYEVKPARFQERLAQFSDILELKPLLSVPIRNMSLGQKMRAELAATLIHDPRIVYLDEPTIGLDLIVKERIREFIRQENRENGTTVILTTHDLGDIEELCQRIIIIDSGKLIYDGPLSTIRDRFGKFRVITFEMAADVGPLTAPPGAEVMPVPADDAAAGRKLVLRFNRLRTTASQVAAAIMNQADVVDFSLAEPDLPSIIKQIYSGALD
- a CDS encoding molybdenum cofactor guanylyltransferase, with protein sequence MTGISAIILAGGESRRMGSNKALLSLDGQPLIARTAACLRPLADELIVVTNTPEAYQFLVADFAARLIPDALPARSALVGLYSGLRMARGDLALAVACDMPFLNPALLGFMLTLAQAGYDVVVPQVNDLLEPLHAVYRPASCTPAVERHLLAGDRRMISFYAAVQVCQVTAADVARFDPGRLSFVNVNTPEEWKRWQMFSSASKS